In the genome of Mastomys coucha isolate ucsf_1 unplaced genomic scaffold, UCSF_Mcou_1 pScaffold21, whole genome shotgun sequence, the window CAGGAAAGAAACCAGCAGTAAAGCTAAGTGTGAGCTGGAAATGTTACCAGTGAGGTGAGGAGCGTCTGGTACAGAGAGGCAACTGTGGAGTGTGGAGTGGTGGTACCTCAAcgacagactgaaggaaagctgCATGGCCAGCTCAGGGCAGCCGGTAGCTCAGGGGCAGCCTCATTgtcccccttcttctctcccaacCTAGATCAGCCCAGAGGAAGAAGAGCGCCGCAGGGTGAGACGCGAGCGCAACAAACTCGCAGCTGCTAAGTGCAGAAACCGAAGAAAGGAACTAACAGACTTCTTGCAGGCGGTGAGCATCATCTGGTAGAGAGGGTCCCCAGGCCCGGACCCACCGAGTCTAAGAGGGGCCTCGGCTCCCCAAAACACAAAAGACCCAATAAATTACTCCTCCGCACTCTGCCATCTTTTCTGCCTGAGGTGGAAGTCCTGGAAAAAGGATAAGGGAAAGTGGCTTAAAAGTATTGTTTGTCTTGGGCTTCGAGGCAGAATCGAAGTTGGTAGGCAATTCTCCTAAGACACCCGGGCCTGATGGGAGTCATGTCCATTTTCTCCCAGAGGCTCATGGGAGTTGCAGTCCAGACTTGTTGGGGATTACAGGCACAATCCCTACTCTAGCCTAAGGCTTGGAGATCTTTAGCCTTCACTTTCCTAACTTTCTGCTAATCCTGTAAAGGAGACTGACAAATTGGAGGATGAGAAATCGGGGCTGCAGCGAGAGATTGAAGAGctgcagaagcagaaggaacgcCTTGAGCTGGTGCTGGAAGCCCATCGCCCCATCTGCAAGATCCCAGAAGGAGACAAGAAGAACACAGGTGgtaccagcagcaccagcactgCCGGCAGCCCACCAGCCCCCTGTCGCCCGGTGCCTTGTATCTCCCTTTCTCCAGGACCCGTACTTGAACCGGAAGCACTGCATACCCCCACGCTCATGACCACACCCTCCCTGACTCCTTTTACTCCGAGTCTGGTTTTCACCTATCCTAGCACACCAGAACCTTGTGCCTCAGCTCATcgaaagagcagcagcagcagtggcgaCCCCCCCTCCGACCCCCTGGGTTCTCCCACACTCCTGGCTTTGTGAGGCACCCAGCCACACCCCTAGTCATCTCCTTTCTCCCGTTGATCCAGCAGGCCTGGACCATACCCACGCCCCAAACCAGGAGGTCTTTTATCTCCTCCGATTAGAACAAACACATTATGCTTTGATGTAGAGCCAGCTTGGGAGTCCCCAAAGCTGCTCACTGTTTTTCTAGAGCTGGCCTATCATAATTTACACAAAATCGAGGAAAATATGTCCCCTCTGCCAGAGAAAGCCTGGCAGCCAGACTTTGTAGATCCCCAGGGGTCCTTTGACGCCCTAACCCCTTGCAGACCACTTTCCCACACCATGCCACTTTCTCCATGTTATCCAGCCTACTCCACACCTGGACAGAAGGGGCCCTGATTAGCCTAGAACACTAACTCACACAGCACCCACAGCCAGCAGCACCAGGACATCCTGCAGGCTCCTCCTGAATGGCGCAACTCAGGAGGCACGCTTCTGTGATGAGCTGAGCCGCACTCCCTAGTTCTGAGAAGCTTTTAGCTCCAGGATATCCAGCCCTCCACAGCAAGGGCAGCTGCTATTTATTTTCCTAAAGAGACTATTTTTATACAAACCTTCCAAAATGGAATAAAAGGCTTGAAGCTCTAGTCTGAGTTGTCATGTTGGATCCGGAGGCTAAAGGAGACTGTTCGGAATAGGAGCTCCAGGTTCCAGTCTCAGCTGTGACCTTGAAGAAACTACCATGTTTTTGGACTTGGATATTCTCACCTGAAGAATGGGGCTACCCACTGCTCTGCCTTGCCTCCTGTACTGAGAGACTGAGAATGCTCTGGCGTGCAAGCAAAGAAGATTATCATTATTTTCCCCGTGGGAACCCACTTTGCTCCTGTCTTAAGGACTGGGGGCAGGGAAGGACGGTGGTATATCCTTCCACCATCCAT includes:
- the Fosl1 gene encoding fos-related antigen 1 isoform X1 yields the protein MYRDFGEPGPSSGAGSAYGHPAQPPQAQAQTAQQQKFHLVPNINAVSGSQELQWMVQPHFLGPSGYPRPLAYPQYSPPQPRPGVIRALGPPPGVRRRPCEQISPEEEERRRVRRERNKLAAAKCRNRRKELTDFLQAETDKLEDEKSGLQREIEELQKQKERLELVLEAHRPICKIPEGDKKNTGGTSSTSTAGSPPAPCRPVPCISLSPGPVLEPEALHTPTLMTTPSLTPFTPSLVFTYPSTPEPCASAHRKSSSSSGDPPSDPLGSPTLLAL
- the Fosl1 gene encoding fos-related antigen 1 isoform X2; translated protein: MYRDFGEPGPSSGAGSAYGHPAQPPQAQAQTAQQQISPEEEERRRVRRERNKLAAAKCRNRRKELTDFLQAETDKLEDEKSGLQREIEELQKQKERLELVLEAHRPICKIPEGDKKNTGGTSSTSTAGSPPAPCRPVPCISLSPGPVLEPEALHTPTLMTTPSLTPFTPSLVFTYPSTPEPCASAHRKSSSSSGDPPSDPLGSPTLLAL